The Hahella sp. HNIBRBA332 genome window below encodes:
- a CDS encoding patatin-like phospholipase family protein produces the protein MSSALTLIAGPKALQHIRNRGLKANDFNLMAGASGGPKWFILFGLDKYLSGEFFKDRRTPLHTIGSSAGAWRMACFAQADPVAAITRLAEHYSQERYSDKPDATEITAKARLMVQATLGANGAAEVATHPMIRTHILADRCRGPAASEQVWLQLFGLALAAGANALSRRALGWFFERVLFHTGAEPALQLKDLPTRTAPLHAQNLEQALMASGAIPLVLSGVSNITDAPNGVYRDGGILDYHFDLPFNQSQGLVLYPHFSQQVTPGWLDKKLPYRRVDPRHYDNVLMLTPSRELVAKLPYGKISDRNDFKHLDADTRLKYWRTVLQESERMADALHEMVDTGKGLDDIQPFQP, from the coding sequence CATCCGCAATCGCGGTCTGAAAGCGAATGACTTTAACCTGATGGCCGGAGCGTCCGGCGGTCCCAAATGGTTCATCCTGTTCGGGCTGGATAAGTATCTGTCCGGGGAGTTTTTCAAAGATCGCCGTACGCCGTTGCACACCATCGGCTCCTCCGCAGGCGCCTGGCGCATGGCCTGTTTCGCTCAGGCCGATCCGGTGGCGGCGATCACCCGGCTGGCGGAGCATTATTCCCAGGAACGCTATTCCGACAAGCCCGACGCAACGGAGATTACCGCCAAAGCCCGACTGATGGTGCAAGCCACGCTGGGCGCCAATGGCGCAGCGGAAGTCGCCACCCATCCCATGATTCGCACGCATATTCTGGCGGACCGCTGCCGAGGCCCCGCCGCTTCAGAACAAGTCTGGCTGCAGCTATTCGGTTTGGCGCTGGCCGCCGGGGCCAATGCGCTGAGCCGGCGGGCTTTGGGATGGTTTTTCGAACGCGTGCTGTTTCACACAGGCGCTGAACCGGCGCTGCAATTAAAGGATCTGCCCACCCGCACCGCGCCTCTGCATGCGCAGAATCTGGAGCAGGCGTTAATGGCTTCCGGCGCGATTCCCCTGGTGCTGTCCGGCGTTTCCAACATTACGGACGCCCCCAACGGCGTTTACCGGGACGGCGGGATTCTGGATTACCACTTTGATCTGCCTTTTAATCAAAGCCAGGGACTGGTCCTCTACCCGCACTTCAGTCAGCAGGTGACGCCGGGGTGGCTGGATAAAAAATTACCTTATCGTCGCGTCGATCCCCGCCATTATGACAACGTCTTGATGCTGACGCCGTCCAGGGAACTAGTGGCTAAGCTTCCCTACGGCAAAATCTCCGATCGTAACGATTTCAAGCATCTGGACGCGGACACCCGCCTCAAATACTGGCGCACGGTGTTGCAGGAAAGCGAACGCATGGCAGACGCCTTGCATGAAATGGTCGACACCGGCAAAGGTCTGGACGACATTCAGCCCTTCCAGCCCTGA